The following proteins are encoded in a genomic region of Hydra vulgaris chromosome 05, alternate assembly HydraT2T_AEP:
- the LOC136080710 gene encoding uncharacterized protein LOC136080710, whose translation MACKKQKGTRNLVCKSRDFCDLETQSDCLIRQIVNIWTKAGFQAYIISEYSILDKLQALHKKYQLLKKRVTLKDTKDTRKNIKNEFISTMEQLFDIGKDNLEQLMRSDKITPRTQAAIEEDLNFYLDQQTDRKWFISKPDKELATIIEKRLERYKRQEQMRMKYLEEKERCKSAPPPLDESDENLTPTKKRYKSGPANLDMFDSTLTDPDFAVEEDSFEGSDDDFEYGAAHNKTPKVLPKGSMQVNKKITREELMAVTTPICARGLISIELQTWLFSSVVNYLGGDVNQMGISKSSISRERAKVIEHQGNF comes from the exons ATGGCCTGTAAGAAGCAAAAAGGAACAAGGAACTTGGTGTGCAAAA gTAGAGATTTTTGTGACCTTGAGACGCAATCAGACTGCTTGATTAGACAAATAGTCAACATTTGGACCAAAGCAGGATTTCAAGCATACATCATTTCAGAATATTCAATTCTTGACAAACTTCAAGCTCTACACAAGAAGtatcaacttttgaaaaaacgtGTTACCCTGAAAGATACCAAAGAtactagaaaaaatattaagaatgaATTCATTTCAACAATGGAACAGTTGTTTGACATAGGCAAAGATAACTTAGAGCAACTGATGAGAAGTGACAAAATAACACCAAGAACACAAGCTGCTATTGAAGAAGACCTAAATTTCTATCTAGACCAGCAAACAGACAG gaaGTGGTTTATTTCTAAGCCAGATAAAGAGCTAGCTACCATCATTGAGAAACGACTAGAAAGGTATAAAAGACAAGAACAAATGAGAATGAAGTACCTAGAGGAGAAAGAAAGATGTAAATCAGCTCCCCCACCACTTGATGAAAGTGATGAAAACTTGACGCCAACTAAGAAAAG atacaaGTCTGGTCCAGCCAATTTGGATATGTTTGACTCAACTTTGACAGATCCAGATTTTGCTGTAGAAGAAGACTCATTCGAAGGTAGTGATGATGACTTTGAATATGGTGCTGCTCATAATAAAACCCCAAAAGTCTTACCTAAAGGCTCAAtgcaagtaaataaaaagattacaaGAGAAGAATTGATGGCAGTAACTACACCTATTTGTGCTAGAGGTTTAATCAGCATTGAATTACAAACCTGGCTGTTTTCGTCTGTTGTTAATTATCTGGGAGGAGATGTTAATCAGATGGGCATTTCTAAATCTAGTATTTCAAGAGAAAGAGCGAAAGTAATTGAACATCAAGGTAATTTTTAA